The Canis lupus familiaris isolate Mischka breed German Shepherd chromosome 7, alternate assembly UU_Cfam_GSD_1.0, whole genome shotgun sequence nucleotide sequence gagacccgggatcgaatcccacatcgggctctcagtgcatagagcctgcttctccctctgcctatgtctctgcctctctctttctctctgtgactatcataaataataataaaaaaaaaattaaaaaaaagaaaaagaagttgccTTGAAATCCAGgtacttttaaaaaccattatgGTGTATCTTTTTTCAGCGGGGGAGATGCTGTCTGTGGCTGAGCACTTCCTGGAGCAGCAGATGCACCCAACAGTGGTGATCAGTGCTTACCGCAAGGCATTGGATGATATGATTAGCACCCTTAAGAAAATCAGGTATTGAGATCAGAAGTTACTATCATCTCTGGGGAGCCTGGAAGACTGATCTGTTCTGAGGTGATGAAGGAAGGCCAGACACATCACACAATTTATACGCTGGTGTCCTGTGCTAGAGTGAGACAGGAGAGCAAAACCAACAGAGGATGAGAGAtgtaaacattttggaaaatgacaAAGGATACAAAGTAGACAAGAGGGACTCAGTACAGTTCTTCAAAATATCTCTTGGTTACGTGCTGTTTGCTTGTTTCTGTGTTAGGTGCTGCCATGGAAAATGTTAGATGCCAACGGGTGGAATTAGTTGAAGAGTTAGGTAACTAATGATTCAGGACTTAATAGTAAAGTGTTCTCCCAATCATGACTGATGCGGTCAGTGTTCTAATAAAATGCTGTGGAGAGTGTAGCCGGCAGTTTTCCATTCAGGTCAGAAGGAAGGGGGCTGAAAATGCTTTTCGAGTCCCATCTCAGAATTGAAGAATTTGCCTCAAGTCTGCTGAATACTAACAGGGTGGTGATACGACTGTGGAAAGGCAGGACTTCTAACATCAGAGGATATTAAGTGATGACATAATGCAAAatgcttttgatttaaaaattttgtttgaaacGTAGAACTTACAATGTTGTTCTCTACTGGGTCGCTGGGTACCTAAGTCTCAAGCAACTTGATGAGCTCTGTACTGTAGTGCCTGTCATTTAGAAACAGCATATGAGAACACATGTCTAGCACTCGTAGGGAATGCAGTGTTTGCCTGAAGTTATTTATATGAAGTAAGGTGTGTAAGAATGTATAGATAACCAAAAGATTTATTGAGTTTGTGGAGCTGAATTGatagaaagtttttcttttcaaacaataATTGTCTAAATATCTTAGATACTTGTAGAGCTATTGGTTCTTCCCTGAAATCTGTAATTCAACAATTATGTAATAGTAAATTGTGTGCCTTACGTTGTTAAAAAAGGGATTTCAGCAATAGGAAAATTGGACAAGATGGTTTCCGAGGTCTCCTACAACTTCATTTTTAGCATTGTAAACAGTCTGATTACGTATTAATGTATGCTGCTGTTAGGAATGTTAGGAAAGACCCAAGCACATAGACACAGAAAGCACCATATGATATACAATGGAATGGAATAAGGTGCTGgatagaagaagagaagagaatcagGTGTTCAGTACAGATTAAGGGTGATCATTGGGATAAACTCTCAGAATTTGTTAGCTATGGGAAAAGGTTTCAAAGACAAAATgtgttttggctcaagttgtaaAAGTTGAGTTTATTTTGTTGAAGCAGAAGGTAAAAAACAAATAGTCTGGAGGGTTGTCAGGCAAAAGAACAGATTACTCCAGGATTTGAGACACCTTTCAGGGATGGGTTAGTTGTAATCTTGCTGAAAGGCAGAGGGATGAACAGTTCTGCCTGTTGGCCCACTCTGATCCCCACACTAGAGAGGAGGGACTTCTTGAATATGCAAGGTCTCTACTGAGCATACTACCTGTTTCTTCTTTCCAGTACCCCGGTTGACACCAATAACCGAGATATGATGCTGAACATCATCAACAGCTCTATTACTACCAAAGCAATCAGTCGGTGGTCCTCATTGGCTTGCAATATTGCCCTAGATGCTGTCAGGACTGTGCAGTTTGAGGAGAACGGTCGCAAGGAGATTGACATCAAGAAATACGCAAGGGTGGAAAAGGTAAGCTTTTTAAACAGTGTGTGTTTGGAAGACAAGTTCTTTCCTAGTATGAATTAGCCCACTTGTGGAGGACATAGGCTTAAGTCTTTATAGTTAGAATAATATTTGCtgcccagaaaacaaaaacttgaaaaagagagTTCCAAGGAAGCATTCCCAAAATAGTACTTCTGCTGCTGTTCCTACCAAGGTTTACAGAAGCTACAGAAAGGCTTATTGGTGTCTCTATGTTTGTGCATTTTTGTACATACTTGCCACTTGGTGAGGATATGAATTGAGGTCTCTACACTCTCGCTAATAAGCCCCAAAGAACTCTCTTCCATCTCTACTCCTTTAAGGACAAAATGTACTATTAATAGCTTGTGACCTGTAGGGGGAGCTCTAGGTATAAAAATTTTGTGAGAATCTTGGGGAAATAGAGAATCTCAATCACTGAATCTTTTAGTCTCGGGCTGACCTTTTCAGATTGGGGTCATGGTCCGTTATTGGTGTGTCCTCCTAGAGGGGAAAAATGTGATTGTAACCATGTTTGTTTTGACGTTCAAGGAAGAAAGCTATGTTAGAAACCTGAAatagggcagtcccagtggcgcagcagtttagtgccgcctgcagcctggggtatgatcctggagacctgggatcgagtcccacgttgggctccctgcatggagcctgcttctccctctgcctatgtctctgcctctctctctctctctgtgactatcataaataaataaaaatttaaaataaaaaaaataaaaaataaaaaaataaaaataaaaaagggaaagaaacctgAAATAGTGCTCATTGGGGAAAGATGAGTGTGCAGGAGAAGAGTTGAGAAACTGTTTACTCTTGGTTGTGGATGAAAGTGGGTCTTTTGCTCAGATACCTGGGGGCATCATCGAAGACTCGTGTGTCCTACGAGGAGTCATGATTAACAAAGATGTGACCCATCCACGAATGCGGCGTTATATCAAGAACCCTCGCATTGTGCTTCTGGATTCCTCTCTGGAATACAAGAAAGGAGAAAGCCAGGTAAGGTTCCTGGCCCTCTTCCTTGAAGTTGGCGTGAAAATCTGATTGCTAATAGAGACAAGGGAAATTAAAGGTGTGTTCATTACATTGTCTGCTCTGTTGTGAGTGATCTTCATATACAGTTTCTGCTTCTTAACAAGAGCTGTTTGATGTAGTTAATACTTCAGTTTACAGAGGATCcgtgggtcgctcagtggtttggtgcctgcctttggcccagggcgcgatcctggagtcccaggatcgagtcctgcatcaggctcctggcatggagcctgcttctccctctgcctgtgtctctgcccctctctctctctctgtgtataattaattaatcaactaattaattaataactatctttaaaaaaatacttcagtttatagatgagggatctaaagctcagagaagttaggttAATTGAGTAACACAACTGTATTGACCAAATCAGTATTTGAACCCAGCTCTGTTGGCTTCAGTTCCATACTACCATGCCACTTTTCCTAATGTATGAGAACATAGAGTAGGAGTTAATTTAGCTTGGAAATGCTAAAGAATTTCCAGAGGGAAGAGGTTCACAAGACTCTCTTACCTGTGGATATAATAAAGTAATTAAAGCTTGTTAATATAAGGATTGGGAACAAGATTTATTTCAATGTGGAAAGAATTAAGACCCAGAATTTTCACATTGACAAGACGGAAGAAACATTACATGGAGGTTCAGGGACCTTAGGCCACAATCTCCACTGATTGCCTTTGACTTTGAATTGCATTTAACGCATAATTAAGGAGTTAAGCTGACACCCTGGAGCTAAACTAGCTTCATAGATGTGGGCTCCTGGCTTAACAGGACTCTGACACTTCCTGCGGTGCATGAGAGGACTGGGTAGGGGAGCCTGGTACTTGGGATGATCCTGAAGAGCATCACCtgtccaggttttttttttttttttttttttttaaagtccatgattttcaggacacttgggtggcttagtggtttagctagcacctgcctttggcccagagtgagatcctggagtcccgacatcatgtcccacatcgggctccctccatggatcctgtatctccctctgcctatgtctctgcctctgtctctcatgaattaaaaaaaaaaaaaaagtccatgacTTTCTTCACCACATAGACTGACATTGAGATCACAAGAGAGGAAGATTTCACACGAATCCTTCAGATGGAAGAAGAGTACATACAGCAGCTCTGTGAGGACATTATCCATCTGAAGCCTGATGTGGTCATCACAGAAAAGGGCATTTCAGGTAGGACTCCATTCTTTTCCCATCCTCCTTTTGAGGTAGAAGAGGATGGGTTGACCCCTTACCCCTTGGGCATGAACAGCATAATAAACATGTGATGGTTAGGGTACAGTGAGGATGAAACCCGGTTCAGAAACCAGGAATTCTGACTTCTAGTTTGATACCTCTACTCTTGGGTTTACAGATTTAGCTCAGCACTACCTCATGCGGGCCAATATCACAGCAATCCGCAGAGTCCGGAAGACCGACAATAATCGCATTGCTCGGTGAGTAGGCCACATAAAAATAAGATTCTTCCTtcccatgtatttttctttttggagctTTCTAATGCAATGATCATTATCTGAAAATGTTTAATACAGGACACAGCCAAACCTGGTACAGGTGGGAATGCCCTGGGTTTAGCTGTTGTGTACCCTCTTCAGAGAATCTCCAGTTGAAGTTATCTACTGCAAGAGTCTCTTTTATACTGCCACTAGCCAGTAGTGATCCGCTCGTGATTAACCATCTGTGGTCCCTACCTTGGGGTCTGCTTTAGTCTATTTAACTAGCTCAGAATAGAGCACAAGCATCAATTAATTTCCTTGATTGTATCTTTAGCTGTTGTTCATGCATTTTAGGTTGCATTCTTGATGTCTGTGTTCACATACCATTCatttttaatactaatttttatcttaaaaagagAAGTCTGTCCCAATAGCATATATCCAATCCAAGTCGAATTTTATACTTCGCTAGTTCGGAAATGGCTTTGGGCATATATGGGTACAAATGGTTGATTGCATGCCCACGAGTGGGGAAAAAGTGACAAATTAGTTTTGTTCAATGAAATTGAGTTAGACATACACTAATGTACTTATTTTCCTCCTTGCTTGATTTTTGCGTTGTCTGTAGTACAATTCTGTCACTGGCCTTGAGCTCTGGGCAGTATGGGACAAATTCTATCTAAGAAAGACCATTATGTGGTCGTATGCATATTAGATATGCCCGAGAACTCGTTTGTCCAGCTTTTAGTATCCACAAAATATTGAATTAAACTGCATTTGGTTATAGAAGTTGCTCTAGGGATATACACATTCATTTGTAAAGACTTGTTAGTGTAAGGAAACTTCCCTGTACATGTTTGGAAATCTATCTCCCCAGGCAGCCAAGACCTCCCAAGTTACATAGCAGTGTTTCCAGCAATCCACTTTTGGCCTTATTCCCAGCCACAGACCCTAGGGACTAGGAGGAAGCATAAAAGTATCTAAAATCACCTGCCCCCAATCTAATCAATAGAGCCTGTGGGGCCCGGATAGTTAGCCGGCCAGAAGAGCTGAGAGAAGATGATGTTGGGACAGGAGCAGGCGTGTTGGAAATCAAGAAAATTGGAGATGAGTACTTTACATTCATCACTGAGTGCAAAGACCCCAAGGCATGTACCATTCTCCTCCGCGGAGCCAGCAAAGAGGTTCTCTCGGTGAGTCTACCTTAGAAGTGTGACTGCATGGACCAGGTCCTTTCATTTCTTGAGAGTCCCAGAAGACCTAAAATTCTCCTGTTGCCCATTCATAGCTATTTAATTTTTGATATGTGGTCACAAataccatttcttaaaaattaaaaacagttgttttagggacacctggcttgctcagtcagtaaggcattcaactcttgatcttggggtcatgagttcgagttcCACTTTGGTTAgattacatacatacaaacacataatcttttttttttttaaagaacaatttcttgggcagccccggtggctcagcggtttagcgctgctttcacctggggtgtgatcctggagacctgggattgagtcccacatcgggctccctgcatggagcctacttctctctctctgtgtctcatgaataaataaataaaaattaaaataaaataaaataaaaaacaatttcttgggcagcccgggtggctcagcggtttagcaccgccttcggcccagggtgtgatcctggagacctgggatcgagtcccacatcaggctccctgcatggagcctgcttctccctctgcctgtgtctctgtctctctctccctctctccctctctccctctctctgtctctcatgaataaataaaatctttaaaaatatatatatatatatatatatatatataaagaacaattTCTTAATTGTTAAAAGTATGATTtaccatattaatttttaagcCTACGCATTCACGTTCTTGGGCAATAGATCTCAGgaccttttcatcttgcaaaacagaCATTATACCTATTGAACAATGACTCATCATTTCCCCAGcaaccactgtttccttattttttaagttgacatTGTAAATACCACTTTTTTTCCTCAGGTTAAGTACCCAAAGATGCACAGCTAGTAACTACACCACGCAGCCTCTTAAGCGAACACAGTTGGGATGGGTCAAAATGGGGTAGTGCTCTGTCTAGCCAGACTTCACAGAGTGACACGCCTGCCCCCTGGCCCTCTTGTGCAGTTATAATTCATGTGTTTTTCCAAAGTAAAGGGTATCTGCCCTGCCCCACAAGGGTTCCAAGGGCCTTTCCTAGTTTGATTTTGATGGTTTACCAAACTTGGCAGTTAGGAAGCCCTTCAGTGCCTCTGATATATTCCTGAGTCATTGAGCTTTGGCTTCACATAGTCTGTTTGCTTTCCCAAGGAAGTGGAACGCAACCTCCAGGATGCCATGCAGGTGTGCCGTAATGTCCTCTTGGACCCCCAGCTGGTTccaggaggtggggcctctgaAATGGCTGTGGCCCATGCCTTGACAGAAAAATCGAAGGCCATGACTGGTGTGGAACAGTGGCCGTACAGGGCTGTTGCTCAGGCCTTAGAGGTCATCCCTCGCACCCTAATCCAGAACTGTGGGGCCAGCACCATTCGTCTGCTTACCTCCCTTCGGGTGAGTTCCTTCCCATGCTTTTGCTCTTGATGGGGTGGGGAAAGCTGACCTCCACCAGGATGGTTTAAGAGGATGGTTCACGTCGTGCATCAGGCTTTCCTGACAGCTTAGGCCTTCTAGTGTCCTCTCTCTGAGCATGCCACCTATTTGCTGTCATTGTCATCaccttttttcatttcattgttctTGGTTTATTACCTTCATGTTCCCTGCCCGCTTCCTCGTTCTGTTTTTGCCTTGAACTGTTGATGCTTCTTCCAACTACAGGCCAAGCACACTCAGGAGAACTGTGAGACATGGGGTGTAAACGGTGAGACAGGTACCTTGGTAGACATGAAAGAACTGGGCATCTGGGAACCACTGGCTGTAAAGCTGCAGACATACAAGACAGCAGTAGAGGTGAGGCACCCTGAAACCTACGCTGTGCTGTTTATTTACAGATAACCAGAGACCAGGGTGTTGGGCTCAGTCTTGAAGGGAAGGGTACAGAGGCAGAATGTTCTCAGATCTCCTAGGGAATCTGTTCCCCTACTTAACTTCCAGCTCATGCAAAAAGCAAGGTAATAGCAGATATGCATTGCTTGCTGAGGGAGAGGTGCATTTTACAGGCAAGGCTCTGTAAAAGCAGGCAAGGCTTTTTACAGGCAAGGCTCTGAAAAGGCAGATCTCAGATAAAATGCTAATTATGTAGGAGGAGCtaggttttaaagaaaacaagtgttcttcctttctctgctgaCCTCTTTGGGGCTGTGGTTTTTCCCTAGACGGCAGTTCTCCTGCTGCGGATTGATGACATTGTCTCAGGCCACAAAAAGAAGGGTGACGACCAGAGCCGGCAAGGCGGGACTCCTGACGCTGGCCAGGAGTGAGTGAAGGGCAAGGTGACCTCAACGCACAGAGCCGGCAGAGGCTTCCTCTTCCCTGAGCCAGACTGCCAGGGACACTGTGGACGTCTCTGTTTGGAAGGGATCAGgttgaggggcagccctggcCTCTTCCTGTGGTAGCTCAGTTTGCAAAAGGCACTGACATATAATTCTTCTCTATTGTAAGCTTTCCATTTAATGTAGTTTGCTTCCGTTGATTAAATCTAAGTCATTTGAGATGGTGGTATGTGTTTTTCAACGTTGGTTCACATCTCTGCCTCCTGGCAAAGAGACACGAGACAGAAGATTttgctggggaggaagggagatgggAATGAGGTAAGTACCTGCCTCCCTAGAGGTGTATTTCAGACTTCTCAGTAGTTGCTGATGGGAGACACTCTTGGTTCTCTCAGAATTCAGAGGTTCATACTTTAAAACTTGAAGAAGCACTGCTTCGTATTCACCACCCAAAGAACAGGAGGAACCTGTCCAGACCATGGGTGTTCCCCATCTGTGGTTGTGAATAGAGCAACACCCAGTATGTGCTAGGGCTCAGGCATTTGTCCTAAATAACATAGAACATGTGTATTTTCTATTGTATCCTTCCCATCTTACCTGGAATGCTTCCTCCCCTGTTCTTCCTGACTGCAGTCTGTACTCTGGCCTGCTTGTGTCACAGGCAGAAATAGAAGGTTTAATCTcattctctgctttgtttttatcaaaggagaaaaataatggcCATGGGATGCTGGAGGTCAGGTGGGGCCAGCCTGTGATTTCTTCAGTGTCCTTCCTCTTAGCTCCTGGGCCCTCCACACCCCCTTTGTCCTTATGATTCATACAATTAGACTTTATCTCCTTCCTGATCTCCGGACTTGGTCATATTAAGTTGAATACTAGGTAGGATCATAATAGCACATGGAGCTTCCTGTATGATAAACATTCTAGTTACTGTGCACATATTAGTCTTCATGATGACACTTAAGATGGGTAGTATCCCCCCATATTGCCATGGGGCATCTATCTGGTGCAGATAAAGTTGTGTAAGGGTCACAGGGCTGGGAAGTGGCAGACTGGATTCCTGTGTGGGCGATCTGCCTCCAGGAGCCAAGCTCTCAGGCTGTGCTCGCTGCATGAGGCGTGCAGGGGGCTCTGGAAGCCTCTGGTCTGTCCGCACCCGTGGCCCAGCGCCCTGCTCAGCTGCTCGAGGTCTTTGATCTTCCCCCTGTCCAAAGGCTCTGAAGTAAGCCCACCTCTACCTCATTAATCATCCCTTCAGAGCTCCAAGACCTTAGAGAAGAGATAAGTGAACTAGGttttgaagaaaaacacaaagaccCTGTGTATTCTTCCTCCCGTTTGTGATTTCCCCCATGTCCACTCTGGCTGCGGTTCTACCAGTCAGGCAGGGGGTAAATGAATGCTGGGTGGATGTGTGGTAGCCTTCCTGCTGTGGTCAGAgcctctctgtgtgcctgtcTCCTGGCGACTTCCATCATTACACACCCCTTTGGCTTTGAGAGCCCCTTCTAACTTTCTGGGCTGGAAGTGAACATGGTGATTATGGGATGCCTCAATCTCTGTACTTTGTGGTCCTGGGAACCCAGTTTTGCCACCTGCTTGACTTTGCTCATGGTCCTCCCTGTCAGACTCCTGGATTTCCTCCTATAAAGCAGCGTTTCTTGGGTGGTGGGGAGGCTTGAATCCCCGATTACCCTAGCTCCCTCTACTTAGGCAAGACTCTTGTTTCTATTTCCCCCAGTCAGTTCCCAAAGTTGATACCTCAGATGATACAAGTACTTGTCTCAAAAAAGTTTTTTGAGAAAACTTGAGTTCATCCTAGAGTAGCCgtttgggggaaaaatgaaattgggtCCCTACTTCATCCACTGTTTGCAAAATTAGTTCCAGGCAGCTGAAAGATTCTGATACAAGAAAGTGAAACTAGAACACATGACATTTTTTACTATatcagagtgggagaaaataaaaatttgcattgTGAAAACAACAAACAGG carries:
- the CCT3 gene encoding T-complex protein 1 subunit gamma isoform X3, coding for MMGHRPVLVLSQNTKRESGRKVQSGNINAAKTIADIIRTCLGPKSMMKMLLDPMGGIVMTNDGNAILREIQVQHPAAKSMIEISRTQDEEVGDGTTSVIILAGEMLSVAEHFLEQQMHPTVVISAYRKALDDMISTLKKISTPVDTNNRDMMLNIINSSITTKAISRWSSLACNIALDAVRTVQFEENGRKEIDIKKYARVEKIPGGIIEDSCVLRGVMINKDVTHPRMRRYIKNPRIVLLDSSLEYKKGESQTDIEITREEDFTRILQMEEEYIQQLCEDIIHLKPDVVITEKGISDLAQHYLMRANITAIRRVRKTDNNRIARACGARIVSRPEELREDDVGTGAGVLEIKKIGDEYFTFITECKDPKACTILLRGASKEVLSEVERNLQDAMQVCRNVLLDPQLVPGGGASEMAVAHALTEKSKAMTGVEQWPYRAVAQALEVIPRTLIQNCGASTIRLLTSLRAKHTQENCETWGVNGETGTLVDMKELGIWEPLAVKLQTYKTAVETAVLLLRIDDIVSGHKKKGDDQSRQGGTPDAGQE
- the CCT3 gene encoding T-complex protein 1 subunit gamma isoform X2; translated protein: MMKMLLDPMGGIVMTNDGNAILREIQVQHPAAKSMIEISRTQDEEVGDGTTSVIILAGEMLSVAEHFLEQQMHPTVVISAYRKALDDMISTLKKISTPVDTNNRDMMLNIINSSITTKAISRWSSLACNIALDAVRTVQFEENGRKEIDIKKYARVEKIPGGIIEDSCVLRGVMINKDVTHPRMRRYIKNPRIVLLDSSLEYKKGESQTDIEITREEDFTRILQMEEEYIQQLCEDIIHLKPDVVITEKGISDLAQHYLMRANITAIRRVRKTDNNRIARACGARIVSRPEELREDDVGTGAGVLEIKKIGDEYFTFITECKDPKACTILLRGASKEVLSEVERNLQDAMQVCRNVLLDPQLVPGGGASEMAVAHALTEKSKAMTGVEQWPYRAVAQALEVIPRTLIQNCGASTIRLLTSLRAKHTQENCETWGVNGETGTLVDMKELGIWEPLAVKLQTYKTAVETAVLLLRIDDIVSGHKKKGDDQSRQGGTPDAGQE
- the CCT3 gene encoding T-complex protein 1 subunit gamma isoform X1; translation: MMGHRPVLVLSQNTKRESGRKVQSGNINAAKIQVQHPAAKSMIEISRTQDEEVGDGTTSVIILAGEMLSVAEHFLEQQMHPTVVISAYRKALDDMISTLKKISTPVDTNNRDMMLNIINSSITTKAISRWSSLACNIALDAVRTVQFEENGRKEIDIKKYARVEKIPGGIIEDSCVLRGVMINKDVTHPRMRRYIKNPRIVLLDSSLEYKKGESQTDIEITREEDFTRILQMEEEYIQQLCEDIIHLKPDVVITEKGISDLAQHYLMRANITAIRRVRKTDNNRIARACGARIVSRPEELREDDVGTGAGVLEIKKIGDEYFTFITECKDPKACTILLRGASKEVLSEVERNLQDAMQVCRNVLLDPQLVPGGGASEMAVAHALTEKSKAMTGVEQWPYRAVAQALEVIPRTLIQNCGASTIRLLTSLRAKHTQENCETWGVNGETGTLVDMKELGIWEPLAVKLQTYKTAVETAVLLLRIDDIVSGHKKKGDDQSRQGGTPDAGQE